One genomic segment of Chitinophagales bacterium includes these proteins:
- a CDS encoding trypsin-like peptidase domain-containing protein — protein MKTYTIGRNSEADIILTAHFCSRDHAKLTISNTGKIFLQDISSNGTTINGKKITNQTSEVNYGDEILFAGVEKLDWSKIEKPQPKHPIPAPPIPAPPFVKRYALKTVIALSSIGLLLLLFRFISGVNTSKPEMPLSATEIYNRYKNTVVLVEVKYYVRIHTKATQLYFGLKPNKEIDFNKDKSELQPLSSEGTAFFIDSNGTLITNHHVIKPWQFDRNLKDYFFTKIKPAIKKALREGGWGEDDPKFYGELEAIYIYPNGKRFTPENRIQCTELKISDDEDIDLASIQTISGSLPQGVSIISRKETEPDETKIQVGSPAFVISFPYGDELATNESNELNCTSTTGSFTQPPAKKYIQYSAQVASGSSGSPVFNQYGKLVAVTYLGSSSGQSFNRGILIKYLSMLQ, from the coding sequence ATGAAAACCTACACCATCGGTCGAAATTCCGAAGCCGACATTATACTCACAGCCCACTTTTGCAGCCGCGACCACGCTAAACTTACAATTAGCAACACGGGTAAAATCTTCTTGCAGGATATCAGCAGCAACGGCACAACCATCAACGGTAAAAAAATAACTAACCAAACCAGTGAAGTAAATTATGGAGATGAAATTCTTTTTGCAGGAGTAGAAAAATTAGACTGGAGTAAAATCGAAAAACCTCAACCAAAACATCCAATTCCTGCTCCGCCAATTCCTGCTCCTCCATTTGTAAAACGTTACGCGCTTAAAACAGTTATTGCCCTCTCATCAATCGGCTTGCTTTTATTGCTTTTCCGATTTATTAGCGGTGTTAATACTTCAAAACCGGAAATGCCACTAAGCGCAACTGAAATTTACAACCGTTACAAAAACACAGTTGTGTTGGTTGAAGTAAAATACTATGTGCGCATACACACCAAAGCAACCCAACTTTATTTCGGCTTAAAGCCCAACAAGGAAATTGATTTTAATAAAGATAAAAGTGAGTTACAGCCGCTTTCATCGGAGGGTACTGCTTTTTTTATTGATAGCAACGGAACACTTATTACCAATCACCACGTTATTAAACCCTGGCAATTCGATAGAAACCTGAAAGATTACTTTTTCACTAAAATTAAACCTGCAATTAAAAAAGCACTACGCGAAGGCGGTTGGGGCGAAGACGACCCCAAATTCTATGGTGAATTAGAAGCCATTTACATTTATCCAAATGGCAAAAGGTTCACTCCCGAAAACCGTATTCAATGCACCGAGCTAAAAATTTCTGATGATGAAGACATTGACCTCGCTTCTATTCAAACAATTTCCGGCAGTTTGCCGCAGGGTGTATCAATTATTTCGCGTAAAGAAACAGAACCCGATGAAACTAAAATTCAGGTAGGCTCTCCTGCTTTCGTAATTAGCTTTCCGTATGGTGATGAGTTAGCAACAAACGAAAGCAATGAACTAAATTGCACTTCTACAACAGGCAGTTTCACACAGCCTCCTGCCAAAAAATACATTCAATACTCAGCCCAAGTTGCAAGTGGCAGCAGCGGTTCACCGGTTTTTAATCAGTATGGAAAACTTGTTGCAGTTACTTACCTCGGATCTTCTTCGGGTCAAAGTTTTAATAGAGGAATTTTAATAAAATATCTCTCTATGCTTCAGTAA
- a CDS encoding DUF2249 domain-containing protein yields the protein MNNEAVIEELDVRVYIPIKRHEMLIQLFKELPVGEHFIFINDHDPIPLYYEFRSIYGDVVGWEYLSRGGREWKVKVTRTEASQGREFADISTLLDLRKIEQKDWRQVVFHRYGMMEAGTTMELIAKEDPTEIHGVFVNKFEGKHTWIYKKKALNEYVIHITKNAKTGLGDDGFSVVNEFDIRPYPPTERHEMFYKAFADIKQGEAFEFTNDHDPKPLYYQMEAESKEPFKWEYIVSGPEVWKVRVVKVKKM from the coding sequence ATGAATAATGAAGCAGTAATCGAAGAATTAGATGTGCGCGTATATATACCAATTAAGCGCCACGAAATGCTTATCCAGCTATTTAAAGAATTGCCGGTGGGCGAACATTTTATTTTTATAAACGATCATGATCCCATTCCGCTGTATTATGAATTTAGATCTATTTATGGCGATGTGGTTGGTTGGGAATATTTGAGCCGAGGTGGCAGAGAATGGAAAGTAAAAGTTACGCGAACAGAGGCTTCGCAAGGGCGCGAATTTGCCGATATTTCTACACTTTTAGACCTTCGTAAAATTGAGCAGAAAGATTGGCGGCAAGTAGTATTTCACCGTTATGGAATGATGGAAGCGGGAACTACTATGGAACTTATTGCTAAAGAAGACCCAACAGAAATTCATGGTGTTTTTGTAAATAAGTTTGAAGGTAAACACACATGGATTTACAAAAAGAAAGCACTCAATGAATATGTAATTCACATTACCAAGAATGCCAAAACGGGCTTGGGAGATGATGGTTTTTCGGTAGTGAATGAGTTTGATATTCGCCCTTATCCGCCCACCGAGCGCCACGAAATGTTTTACAAAGCATTTGCAGATATTAAGCAGGGCGAAGCATTTGAGTTTACGAACGATCACGACCCCAAACCACTATATTACCAAATGGAGGCAGAGAGTAAAGAACCATTTAAATGGGAATATATAGTGAGCGGACCGGAGGTATGGAAAGTACGTGTTGTGAAAGTGAAGAAGATGTAG
- the ric gene encoding iron-sulfur cluster repair di-iron protein, with amino-acid sequence MQQGETVLDIPSLEPRLKHPTIFKTFDSLQAGQSFIIHNDHDPKPVYYQLLNERGDVFTWEYLLQGPQWWDIRVTRKGEESTETIGEIVAKDMRKAQVFKKYGIDFCCGGKKTVRQACAEKRIDATQVEHELRQPVQGITSGNMNFDDWSVDFLADFIVNTHHQYVRKYLPEIMGYAAKVAQVHGTHHPELLKIKELFTQVNQELSQHLIDEESKLFPAIKELSKAKNSQIAYNSTSGETFNAMVAATEQEHDNVGRLLDQIRKLSHHYTIPEDACTSYKLLFNMLEEFENDLFIHIHLENNLLFPKALDIEKSLS; translated from the coding sequence TTGCAACAAGGAGAAACAGTTTTAGATATTCCATCGCTTGAGCCACGCCTAAAACATCCTACCATTTTTAAAACTTTTGATAGCCTGCAAGCAGGCCAAAGTTTCATTATTCACAACGACCACGATCCTAAACCTGTATATTACCAACTACTAAATGAACGTGGCGATGTATTTACTTGGGAATACTTGCTGCAAGGGCCGCAATGGTGGGATATTCGCGTTACAAGAAAAGGCGAAGAAAGCACCGAAACCATTGGCGAAATAGTAGCCAAAGACATGCGCAAAGCCCAGGTTTTTAAAAAGTATGGCATTGATTTTTGCTGCGGAGGTAAAAAAACGGTGCGCCAAGCGTGTGCTGAAAAAAGAATAGATGCCACACAAGTAGAGCACGAACTCCGTCAACCCGTGCAAGGCATTACTTCCGGCAATATGAATTTCGATGATTGGAGTGTAGATTTTCTTGCCGATTTTATTGTAAACACACACCACCAATACGTACGCAAATACTTACCAGAAATTATGGGCTATGCCGCCAAAGTAGCACAAGTACACGGTACGCACCACCCCGAACTTCTAAAAATTAAAGAACTTTTTACACAAGTAAATCAAGAACTTTCGCAACATCTTATTGATGAAGAAAGCAAACTGTTTCCGGCAATTAAAGAGTTATCTAAAGCCAAAAACTCGCAAATTGCCTACAACAGTACCTCTGGCGAAACCTTCAATGCAATGGTGGCAGCCACCGAGCAAGAGCACGATAATGTAGGGCGCTTACTCGACCAAATACGGAAACTAAGCCACCACTATACCATTCCCGAAGATGCCTGCACCAGCTATAAACTACTCTTTAATATGTTAGAAGAATTTGAGAACGATTTATTTATACACATACATCTCGAAAACAACCTCCTTTTTCCTAAAGCCTTGGATATTGAAAAATCGCTTTCGTAA
- a CDS encoding DUF2249 domain-containing protein produces the protein MLINERTKIAALLKHHPDALETIVAIAPDFKKLRNPILRAIMAGRTSIAMASKVGNCKPEDFFKALAPLGFEIDSHTKAEEKPIEKQPQPEFLATRTPEQIIHFDVRAMLAEGNDPLKQIQQKAKALNASETLLIINNFEPVPLIKLLEKQGFSTYVNHINTDTIETYFFKEKNTEADNNTADAIEENIATSGDWEQVLAHFQNNLEEIDVRHLEMPLPMITILEALETLPNEKALYVHHKRIPVFLLTELKERHFEYRIKEIQDGEVYLLIFKNR, from the coding sequence ATGCTTATAAATGAACGAACCAAAATTGCAGCACTCCTAAAGCATCATCCCGATGCATTGGAAACAATAGTGGCCATAGCACCCGATTTTAAAAAGCTGCGCAATCCTATTCTTCGGGCAATTATGGCGGGAAGAACCAGCATTGCCATGGCATCGAAAGTAGGCAACTGCAAACCCGAAGATTTCTTTAAAGCATTGGCACCATTGGGATTTGAAATAGACAGCCATACCAAAGCAGAAGAAAAACCCATAGAAAAGCAACCGCAGCCGGAATTTTTGGCAACACGCACACCGGAGCAAATTATTCACTTCGATGTACGCGCCATGCTTGCAGAAGGAAACGACCCGCTCAAGCAAATTCAACAAAAAGCAAAAGCGCTCAATGCGAGCGAAACGCTCCTTATTATCAATAATTTTGAACCCGTACCGCTCATAAAATTATTAGAAAAACAAGGCTTTTCAACCTATGTAAACCACATAAATACCGATACCATAGAAACCTATTTTTTCAAAGAAAAAAATACCGAAGCCGATAATAACACAGCCGATGCAATAGAAGAAAACATCGCTACTTCGGGCGATTGGGAGCAGGTGCTTGCACACTTTCAAAACAACTTGGAAGAAATAGACGTGCGCCACCTAGAAATGCCGCTTCCTATGATAACCATTTTAGAAGCATTGGAAACCCTACCAAATGAAAAAGCACTTTATGTACACCATAAAAGAATTCCGGTATTTCTACTTACAGAGCTAAAGGAACGCCACTTTGAATACCGCATAAAAGAAATACAAGATGGTGAAGTTTATTTGCTCATTTTTAAAAATAGATAA
- a CDS encoding cytochrome C oxidase subunit I — protein MLAPSIGGGLQQTTNYKVVVPFYVYAAISFLVATVLLLCHTDIVELHYFQPYTLAITHIMALGWATMIILGASHQLLPVLVEGKLDSNLLAYLTFAATAIGIPFLVIGFYIFHVGWVLQTGAVLINIGVVFYLLNVFESSFKSKQRNVHTWYILTAALWLFSTTFLGLLLVFNFTHHLLAKDSLAYLSIHAHLGIAGWFLLLVIGVGSRLIPMFLISKYNNNQLLWWIYGLVNMGLVSFLLFKVLDFPAVYFYGSIAIAFSGIVLFSIHCIKAYRVRIRKNVDEQMKTSLLSVLQMLLPFVALITTLLILPAEKYPRMALLYGFCIFFGWLTAIILGMTFKTLPFIVWNKVYHKKAHAGKTPAPKELFSEKIYRAMLHCYLSGFVLFALGIILFNTVVLKLGAAALVAAAALYVLNIGKIILHQPKKL, from the coding sequence ATGTTAGCACCAAGCATTGGTGGCGGACTACAACAAACCACCAATTACAAAGTAGTAGTGCCGTTTTATGTTTATGCTGCCATTTCTTTTTTGGTGGCAACTGTGCTGCTATTGTGCCATACAGATATAGTGGAGTTACACTACTTCCAACCATACACATTGGCCATCACACATATTATGGCGTTGGGTTGGGCTACCATGATTATTTTGGGCGCTTCGCACCAATTACTTCCGGTACTGGTAGAAGGCAAACTCGATAGCAATTTACTGGCTTACCTTACCTTTGCAGCTACTGCAATCGGCATTCCATTTTTGGTAATTGGATTTTATATTTTTCATGTAGGCTGGGTACTGCAAACCGGAGCTGTACTAATAAATATTGGCGTAGTTTTTTACCTCCTCAATGTATTCGAAAGCTCATTTAAAAGCAAGCAACGCAATGTACATACCTGGTATATTCTTACTGCCGCGCTATGGTTGTTTTCAACTACTTTTTTAGGCTTATTATTGGTGTTCAATTTTACGCACCATTTACTTGCAAAAGATTCGTTGGCGTACCTTTCTATTCATGCACACTTAGGCATTGCAGGCTGGTTTCTGCTCTTGGTAATTGGAGTTGGGTCGCGTTTAATTCCCATGTTTTTAATTTCAAAATATAACAACAACCAATTGCTATGGTGGATATACGGTTTGGTGAATATGGGCTTGGTAAGTTTCCTTCTTTTTAAGGTATTAGATTTCCCTGCTGTGTACTTCTATGGCTCTATTGCTATTGCATTTAGCGGCATAGTATTGTTTAGCATACATTGCATAAAAGCGTACCGCGTTAGAATCAGAAAAAATGTAGATGAACAAATGAAAACATCGCTGCTTTCGGTACTGCAAATGCTGCTTCCGTTTGTGGCACTCATTACCACACTTCTTATTTTGCCTGCAGAAAAATATCCACGCATGGCATTGCTTTACGGCTTCTGTATTTTCTTTGGTTGGCTTACTGCCATTATTTTGGGCATGACCTTTAAAACACTTCCATTTATTGTATGGAACAAAGTATATCACAAAAAGGCACATGCCGGTAAAACACCTGCACCCAAAGAGCTTTTTAGCGAAAAAATTTATCGAGCCATGTTACACTGCTACCTTTCCGGCTTTGTATTGTTTGCCTTAGGCATTATTCTTTTCAATACGGTTGTATTAAAGCTAGGAGCCGCTGCATTGGTTGCTGCTGCTGCATTGTATGTATTAAACATTGGAAAAATTATTCTTCACCAACCAAAAAAATTATGA
- a CDS encoding metal-sulfur cluster assembly factor gives MSVHVTTNDTARCNFALIGLYNVYDPEIGLNVVDLGLIYELDFNEADKKVTATMTLTTQFCPMGDAITSDVTDSLANAFPEWKIDVNLTFDPPWDHSKISAEGKESLGH, from the coding sequence ATGAGCGTACACGTAACTACCAACGATACTGCCAGATGCAATTTTGCACTCATAGGACTCTACAATGTATATGATCCAGAAATAGGATTAAACGTGGTGGATTTGGGTTTGATATATGAATTAGACTTTAATGAAGCCGATAAAAAAGTTACCGCCACCATGACACTCACTACTCAATTTTGCCCTATGGGAGATGCCATTACAAGCGATGTTACCGATTCGCTTGCCAATGCTTTTCCCGAATGGAAAATAGATGTAAACTTAACTTTCGATCCGCCTTGGGATCATTCAAAAATTTCTGCAGAAGGAAAAGAATCTTTAGGCCATTAA
- a CDS encoding Rrf2 family transcriptional regulator: MLNHTCKTAIKAVIYLAGKSKTGDKASIKEIAEHINASEHTVGKTLQTLVKQKIINSLKGPSGGFYLDEKQQNLPIFNIVETIEGKGVFKECGLGLSKCSATHPCPIHNEYKVARELIEKIFRERKVKDLCTPVSNGLAFLMD, from the coding sequence ATGCTGAACCATACATGCAAAACTGCTATTAAAGCCGTAATTTACTTAGCAGGAAAAAGTAAAACAGGCGATAAAGCCAGTATTAAAGAAATTGCCGAACACATCAATGCCAGCGAACATACCGTTGGTAAAACTTTGCAAACATTGGTGAAGCAAAAAATCATCAACAGTTTAAAAGGTCCCTCCGGTGGTTTTTACTTAGATGAGAAGCAGCAAAACCTCCCTATTTTTAATATAGTTGAAACTATTGAAGGCAAGGGCGTTTTCAAAGAATGTGGCTTAGGTTTAAGCAAATGTTCTGCCACGCACCCATGCCCTATTCACAACGAATACAAGGTTGCCCGCGAGTTGATTGAAAAAATATTCAGAGAGCGAAAAGTAAAAGACCTCTGTACTCCGGTAAGCAACGGTCTGGCATTTTTAATGGACTAA
- a CDS encoding tetratricopeptide repeat protein: MFEEEFNSPDFGEIIELIQQYEAAMQTNTAPHFDEESFEKIILYYQDNREFKKAMNVIDSAIEQFPFSGEFLLKKAEVFAEQNRLDDALEFIGYAEVLDPSDVRIALTRADILLFKGEHEAALAEIENGFNLAESDADRCELFLEKADVFEDKERYAEVIESLQQALHFEPENEEALNRLWFAYELTERYDNSIAFHKALIETMPYNHLAWFNLGHAYAGKQDWNNAQDAFEYVVAIKEEFDAGYICIADVLFMKEEYATALNFYHEAIKIGKPQKELYLKTGECYEKVNDIPKARNFIRKAIAIDPHYAEAFYLLGETYKKEENWSQAISAYERAVKLSKENIDYLLGLADACLQIEDIDKAVALFEQILETDSKFKGHWINLAAAYYELEDYEAAFALLKEAEIKFEGEADIIYIKAVFYYQAGIKHEAILSLEKALMLNFDLHTIIFELFEELKDDAVILQVIEQYRD; this comes from the coding sequence ATGTTTGAAGAAGAATTTAACAGCCCCGATTTTGGTGAAATCATTGAATTGATTCAGCAATATGAAGCTGCAATGCAAACAAACACAGCACCTCATTTTGATGAAGAAAGTTTTGAAAAAATAATCTTGTATTATCAGGACAACCGCGAGTTCAAAAAAGCAATGAATGTAATTGACAGTGCTATTGAACAATTTCCTTTTAGCGGTGAGTTTTTATTGAAAAAAGCCGAAGTATTTGCCGAACAAAACCGCTTAGACGATGCACTGGAATTTATTGGCTATGCCGAAGTGCTGGATCCTAGCGATGTACGTATTGCGCTTACTCGTGCCGATATCCTTTTGTTTAAAGGTGAGCACGAAGCCGCTTTGGCAGAAATAGAAAATGGGTTTAATCTGGCAGAAAGCGATGCCGACCGCTGCGAACTTTTTTTAGAAAAAGCAGATGTGTTTGAAGATAAAGAGCGCTATGCCGAAGTAATAGAAAGCCTGCAGCAAGCATTGCATTTTGAACCCGAGAACGAAGAAGCGCTCAATCGCCTTTGGTTTGCTTATGAACTTACCGAGCGCTACGATAATAGCATTGCTTTTCATAAAGCATTGATAGAAACCATGCCGTATAACCATTTGGCGTGGTTTAATTTAGGCCATGCCTATGCCGGAAAGCAAGATTGGAATAATGCACAAGATGCCTTTGAATACGTGGTTGCCATCAAAGAAGAATTTGATGCCGGATACATTTGCATTGCCGATGTATTATTCATGAAAGAAGAATATGCCACAGCACTTAATTTTTATCACGAAGCCATAAAAATTGGGAAGCCACAAAAGGAGCTTTATTTAAAAACAGGCGAGTGTTACGAAAAGGTAAACGATATTCCTAAGGCGCGAAACTTTATTCGCAAGGCAATTGCCATAGATCCGCATTATGCCGAAGCCTTTTACTTATTGGGCGAAACCTATAAGAAAGAAGAAAATTGGAGTCAAGCAATTTCGGCTTATGAAAGAGCCGTGAAGTTGAGCAAAGAAAATATAGACTACTTGCTTGGTTTGGCCGATGCATGTTTGCAAATAGAAGATATTGATAAAGCAGTAGCACTCTTTGAGCAAATTTTAGAAACCGATTCTAAGTTTAAAGGGCATTGGATAAACCTTGCAGCAGCTTATTATGAGTTGGAAGATTACGAAGCTGCATTTGCATTGCTAAAAGAAGCAGAAATAAAATTTGAAGGCGAGGCAGATATTATCTATATCAAAGCAGTATTTTACTATCAAGCAGGCATTAAACACGAAGCCATTCTTTCGTTAGAAAAAGCCTTGATGCTTAACTTCGATTTACACACCATTATTTTTGAATTGTTTGAAGAGCTAAAAGACGATGCTGTAATTCTTCAGGTAATAGAGCAATACAGAGATTAG
- the fahA gene encoding fumarylacetoacetase, which yields MTAFKNVSWVEVSENSDFTWHNLPYGIFKTATHTPRAGVAIGSFILDLAVLSAAGKFSGIVKDVQVFSKTTLNEFIALGKPTTNKVRQRIQELLHEENTELKNDIALREQAFVNQSDAQMLLPIHIPNYTDFYSSIEHATNVGKLFRPDNPLMPNWKHLPVGYHGRASSIVVSGTPIRRPKGQTKADDAAMPSFGATKALDIELEMAFVVGKETMLGESVSTAVAEDYIFGLVIFNDWSARDIQRWEYVPLGPFLGKNFGSTISPWLVPLEALQAVRTASPVQEPEVLPYLQQQSGNANFDIHLEVTLTTASGTSMVISNSNTKYLYWSIRQQLAHHTVNGCNIQVGDVYASGTISGPTSDSLGSLLELTEGGKKSLHLPDGTERKYLQDGDTITIRAFAEKNGIRIGFGTCVGSILPAHS from the coding sequence ATGACAGCATTTAAAAATGTAAGCTGGGTGGAGGTTTCAGAAAACTCAGATTTTACTTGGCACAACCTTCCCTACGGAATTTTTAAAACAGCAACACACACACCACGTGCCGGAGTTGCCATTGGTAGTTTTATTTTAGACTTGGCCGTATTAAGTGCTGCAGGTAAATTCAGTGGTATTGTAAAAGACGTTCAGGTATTTTCTAAAACTACTTTGAATGAATTTATAGCATTAGGGAAGCCAACTACCAATAAAGTAAGGCAGCGTATTCAAGAATTACTGCACGAAGAAAATACTGAGCTTAAAAACGATATTGCACTGCGCGAGCAAGCATTTGTAAACCAAAGCGATGCTCAAATGCTGCTGCCTATTCATATTCCCAACTATACAGATTTTTATTCGAGCATAGAGCATGCAACCAATGTGGGCAAATTGTTTCGTCCCGATAATCCGTTAATGCCTAATTGGAAGCATCTTCCGGTTGGTTATCATGGCAGAGCCTCTTCAATTGTGGTAAGTGGCACGCCAATTCGCAGGCCAAAAGGGCAAACCAAAGCCGATGATGCTGCAATGCCTTCTTTTGGTGCTACTAAAGCACTGGATATTGAACTCGAAATGGCTTTTGTAGTGGGTAAAGAAACCATGCTGGGCGAAAGTGTTTCTACTGCCGTGGCAGAAGATTATATTTTTGGTTTGGTAATCTTCAACGATTGGAGCGCGCGCGATATTCAGCGATGGGAATATGTGCCGTTGGGTCCTTTCCTTGGTAAAAACTTTGGTTCCACCATTTCTCCGTGGTTAGTGCCGTTAGAAGCCTTGCAAGCAGTGCGTACGGCATCGCCCGTACAAGAGCCGGAAGTGTTGCCATATTTGCAACAGCAAAGCGGTAATGCCAATTTCGATATACACCTGGAAGTAACGCTTACCACAGCTTCGGGAACTTCTATGGTAATTTCAAACAGCAACACCAAATACTTGTATTGGAGTATTCGCCAGCAGTTGGCACACCACACTGTAAACGGATGTAATATTCAAGTGGGCGATGTATATGCGAGTGGCACTATTAGCGGTCCTACTTCGGATTCTTTAGGCTCTTTGTTGGAACTTACCGAAGGTGGAAAAAAATCGTTGCACTTGCCCGATGGCACCGAAAGAAAATACCTGCAAGATGGCGATACTATTACTATACGCGCTTTTGCAGAGAAAAATGGTATTCGCATTGGCTTTGGTACTTGCGTAGGTTCTATTCTGCCCGCACATAGTTAA
- a CDS encoding TIGR02757 family protein — protein MTKHPKSLANNKRLHELLEEKYHQFNTLTFIEDDPIQIPHQFTKLQDIEIAAFWTAMLAWGNRKSIINAAQKLMAWMDNAPHDFVLHHTQKDLKPFLQFKHRTFNATDALYFIEFFKQHYTAHHSLEDAFLWHTKNVKDKVSRHLTEWRLENFHHYFFSLEEAPLRTRKHIATPERKSTCKRLNMFLRWMVRSDKHKVDFGLWHNIKPCDLLCPLDVHVENVSRKLGLIQRSQRDWQTVLELTEVLKMFDPNDPVKYDFALFGMGVSEKINTRKFLK, from the coding sequence ATGACTAAACACCCAAAAAGTTTAGCGAACAACAAACGGTTACATGAATTGTTGGAAGAAAAATACCACCAGTTTAATACGCTCACGTTTATAGAAGACGACCCTATTCAAATTCCGCATCAATTCACTAAACTGCAAGATATTGAAATTGCAGCGTTTTGGACAGCTATGTTGGCATGGGGCAATAGAAAATCTATCATAAATGCTGCTCAGAAACTAATGGCGTGGATGGATAATGCACCACACGATTTTGTATTGCATCATACTCAAAAAGACCTGAAACCGTTTTTGCAGTTTAAACACAGAACTTTCAATGCAACCGATGCACTTTATTTTATTGAATTTTTCAAGCAGCATTACACGGCACATCATTCATTAGAAGATGCTTTTTTGTGGCACACAAAAAATGTAAAAGATAAAGTGTCGCGCCATTTAACAGAGTGGCGGCTGGAAAATTTTCACCATTATTTTTTTTCGTTGGAAGAAGCTCCTTTGCGTACCCGAAAGCATATTGCAACACCCGAAAGAAAGAGTACCTGCAAGCGCCTGAATATGTTTCTGCGTTGGATGGTTAGAAGCGATAAGCATAAAGTAGATTTTGGATTATGGCACAATATTAAACCATGCGATTTACTTTGCCCTTTAGACGTACATGTAGAAAATGTTTCTAGAAAATTAGGACTAATTCAACGCTCGCAGCGCGATTGGCAAACTGTTTTAGAGTTAACGGAAGTGTTGAAAATGTTTGATCCAAACGATCCTGTAAAGTACGATTTTGCACTCTTTGGAATGGGTGTGAGTGAGAAAATAAATACCCGAAAATTCTTGAAATAA